A genome region from Calditrichota bacterium includes the following:
- a CDS encoding protein kinase, with the protein MTRDTQQELQQKYKILSQIARGGFSVIYRGVDLVFDKPIAIKAIDPKFLNDPEYVALFLSEARNAAKLSHPNIVNIYDLVQDDKGAYYIVMEYVEGMDLGKILAARKKSRKVLPTNLTVYIVKEVCKALEYAHNKRNPLTGKPIKLVHRDISPSNIVISEQGKVKLIDFGIARLKFARQQKGEIVLSGKLPYMAPEFAGEAEVDRRADIFSLGMVFFEMLTGKRLFDPENSEQAVHLLRKYKPNRGKIADPKVPEKLRQVIWKMVQKKPDDRYYGANGVYQDLVEYLMENSTSVELDEELSDFLEKLDSSTPVAQEKSETLVEKKSATSEEEVSDKRQGETKVSQKSPGNGKSKLSADSISGAAEKKAGDDLDKILTEIETEYAQEKRLGIARTAAGKKAKTDDQVKFARSLKLADPDLVEVAAAETEDDGEKTIIDVVRLSAHKYRKFLKYTALGMSLILLAALTADIYYQLSPLGTAIYTRFFSSKITLVTVPLGARVYLDGQRLSGTTPLTIPPIEPGVHRLTLSLEGFSPISRALHIPREGQLKIAGADAGEKGRTYIFHFKSTIELDSEPPGSIVFVNGAPYPEKTPTTIEWEAGKPLQLVMELPEFGRIEGLTIDIAADTAFFNSADQWTFERVGKIVNKYRVLGKLLKMVQVSTIPESVACLVDGKIVPPEKTGTGYKLALSGGVHEVLFKKEGFNDKLITLDVGKVKIPRLSVVMDRPVQIFARQSGTADTAQVAANVVKFVASGKTYPVDRVTPCKISIPAVDADIFLEKEGFEPLKLIVPADAQSITADLQPTTNPVRIFVRDALTGLPLKNAKIYYRTKPDTAAPEITMGATDKDGIFTGFVPSGEYFFKAEKSGYYNRQLKASVTDSAKIEFKLIIH; encoded by the coding sequence ATGACCCGGGATACGCAGCAGGAACTTCAGCAAAAATATAAAATTTTGTCGCAAATTGCGCGTGGCGGATTTAGCGTTATTTACCGCGGAGTGGATTTGGTATTTGACAAACCGATAGCGATCAAAGCCATCGACCCTAAATTTTTGAATGATCCCGAATATGTGGCGCTTTTTCTCTCCGAGGCAAGAAACGCCGCCAAGTTGAGCCATCCTAACATTGTCAATATTTACGATTTGGTGCAGGACGACAAAGGCGCCTATTACATCGTCATGGAATATGTGGAAGGCATGGACCTGGGCAAAATTTTGGCAGCGCGCAAGAAAAGCCGAAAAGTCCTGCCAACAAATCTAACGGTTTACATCGTAAAAGAGGTGTGCAAGGCGCTGGAATATGCGCACAATAAACGCAATCCGCTTACCGGCAAACCGATCAAATTGGTTCACCGCGATATTTCGCCGTCAAACATTGTGATTTCCGAGCAGGGGAAAGTTAAGCTCATCGATTTTGGCATCGCGCGATTGAAATTTGCCCGTCAGCAAAAAGGGGAGATCGTGCTCTCCGGCAAGCTGCCGTACATGGCGCCGGAGTTTGCCGGCGAGGCTGAAGTCGATCGTCGAGCAGATATATTTTCGTTGGGCATGGTTTTCTTCGAGATGCTGACTGGAAAGCGGTTGTTCGATCCGGAAAACAGCGAGCAGGCGGTTCATTTACTCAGAAAATACAAACCGAATCGGGGAAAAATCGCCGATCCGAAAGTGCCGGAAAAGCTTCGGCAGGTAATCTGGAAGATGGTACAAAAGAAACCGGACGATCGCTACTACGGCGCCAACGGTGTATATCAGGATTTGGTGGAATATCTGATGGAAAACTCGACATCCGTTGAACTGGATGAGGAATTGTCAGATTTTCTTGAAAAGTTAGATTCCAGTACGCCAGTCGCGCAGGAAAAAAGCGAAACTCTCGTCGAAAAAAAGTCAGCGACATCAGAGGAAGAGGTCAGTGACAAAAGGCAGGGCGAAACCAAAGTATCGCAGAAATCGCCCGGCAATGGTAAGTCAAAATTAAGCGCTGACTCGATTTCCGGGGCTGCTGAGAAAAAAGCCGGCGATGATCTGGACAAAATTTTGACGGAAATCGAAACCGAGTACGCGCAGGAAAAACGGCTGGGCATTGCGCGAACCGCCGCCGGGAAAAAAGCGAAAACGGACGATCAGGTGAAATTTGCCCGTTCGTTGAAATTGGCAGATCCCGACCTAGTGGAAGTCGCTGCCGCAGAAACGGAAGATGACGGCGAAAAAACAATCATCGACGTGGTGCGATTGTCGGCGCACAAATATCGGAAATTTCTCAAATACACGGCGTTGGGGATGTCGCTCATTTTGCTCGCCGCGCTAACTGCCGATATTTACTATCAGCTTTCACCGTTAGGTACAGCCATTTACACCCGATTTTTTTCGTCAAAAATTACCTTGGTCACCGTCCCACTGGGCGCGCGTGTTTATCTTGATGGCCAGCGACTTTCCGGAACGACGCCGCTCACAATTCCGCCGATCGAGCCCGGGGTTCATCGATTGACTTTGTCGCTGGAGGGATTTTCACCAATTTCGCGGGCGCTGCATATTCCGCGGGAGGGACAATTGAAAATTGCCGGAGCGGACGCGGGAGAAAAAGGACGCACTTACATTTTTCATTTCAAATCAACGATTGAGTTGGATTCCGAACCGCCGGGGAGCATCGTTTTTGTGAACGGCGCGCCCTATCCGGAAAAAACGCCGACGACCATCGAGTGGGAAGCCGGAAAACCGTTGCAGCTTGTCATGGAATTGCCGGAGTTTGGCAGAATCGAGGGACTCACCATTGACATTGCGGCTGACACGGCGTTTTTCAATAGTGCTGATCAGTGGACTTTTGAGCGAGTCGGGAAAATAGTCAACAAATATCGCGTTTTGGGCAAATTGCTCAAGATGGTGCAAGTTAGCACGATACCGGAAAGCGTCGCTTGTCTCGTTGACGGGAAAATTGTCCCGCCGGAGAAAACGGGCACGGGTTACAAGTTGGCGCTTTCCGGAGGCGTTCACGAAGTCCTCTTCAAAAAAGAGGGTTTTAATGACAAACTGATCACATTGGATGTCGGCAAAGTTAAAATTCCTCGTCTGTCAGTGGTTATGGATAGACCAGTGCAAATTTTCGCGCGTCAGAGCGGAACTGCGGACACCGCACAAGTCGCCGCCAATGTCGTCAAATTCGTCGCGTCCGGTAAGACTTACCCTGTTGATCGCGTGACGCCGTGCAAAATTTCTATTCCGGCGGTCGATGCCGACATTTTTCTGGAAAAAGAAGGTTTTGAACCGCTGAAATTGATTGTGCCTGCTGATGCGCAGAGTATCACTGCTGACCTCCAGCCGACGACGAATCCGGTTCGCATTTTTGTGCGGGATGCGCTGACAGGATTGCCACTCAAAAATGCGAAAATTTACTATCGTACGAAACCGGACACTGCCGCGCCCGAAATAACAATGGGCGCTACTGACAAAGACGGAATTTTCACAGGTTTTGTGCCAT